CCCGGCCCCGCGCCAGCAAGCCGCCTCGGAGTTTGCTGGCCGCTCCGGCATGGCTCAGGACGAGCAAGCCATTGCCGAAATAGAGGCCGCCGGCAACGACCCCGACGCCATCGTGCGCGAACTGGCCGTTCTAACCCTCATCCAACTTCACCGCTATCGAGCCATGCGTTTGGCCGACCTGGATGCGGCGCATCACTCTGTTGAGCAACTGGCGCGCCTGACTCATCCCGCCGTCGTGCCGGTGCTCATCGGCGTGCTGGAGACTCCGCGCGCCGGGTTTGCCCGAAGCCAGGACAGTGAGGCGCCGGTGGACTCCAACAACGACCGCGCGCGCCTCGTCGCCCTCAAACGATTGATCGAGTGGCATACCTCTGAAGCCCGCATCGCCGTCCAGTCGCGCCAATTTGATCGCGACTCGAAAATTAGCGAGTTGGCCGTCAAGGCTCTGGAGGCGTTTCCCGGCGAGTGGGCCGGGCGGCTCCGATGATTTCCGTGACAGAGTTGTAATGATTGGCACTTTGCCAGACAAGGATTTTGCGCCATAATAGCCCCTGTCATCAAACCCTTTTCTCAGGAGACCCTTATGGCCAAAACAAACAAAAAAGCAAAGGCAAAGGCGAAAACCAAAGCCCCGGCGCGAAAGCCCACCCCAAAACCCGCGCCTAGTTTCAAACCCACCAAACTCAAACTCCTCTCCCCGGTTCCATCCGACATCGAAATTGCCCAGGCCGGCAAACTCAAGCCCATTCTGCAAATTGCCGCCGAAGTCGGCTTGAAAGAAGCCGAGTTGGAAATGTATGGGCCGTACAAAGCCAAAGTGCATTTGAATGTGCGTGACCGCCTGGCCCGGCGCAAGAATGGCAAGTACATTGACGTGACGGCCATCACCCCCACGCCGCTCGGCGAAGGCAAGACCACCACCACCGTCGGCCTCTCGCAGGCGCTGGGCGCGCATCTCGGCCAGAAAGTCTTCACCTGCATTCGCCAGCCCTCGCAAGGCCCCACGTTCGGAATCAAGGGCGGGGCCGCCGGCGGCGGCTACAGCCAGATCATCCCGATGGAAGATTTCAACCTCCATCTCACCGGCGACATCCACGCCATCACCGCCGCTAATAATCTTATGGCCGCCGCGATTGACGCCCGCATGTTCCACGAGCACGAACAGCCCGACGACGAAAAACTGTTCAATGCCTTCTGCCCCAAAGATAAACAAGGCAAACGACATTTTGCGGAAGCCCATTTGCGTCGCATGAAGAGAATCGGCATTGTGGCCGATGACCCTGATCAACTGACTCTTGAACAAAAACGCGCCCTGTTCCGGCTCGACATTGACCCCGCCTCTATCACCTGGAACCGGGTGGTGGACATCAACGACCGGATGTTGCGGCAGATCACCGTCGGCCAGGGGCCGGAAGAAAAAGGCTTCACCCGCACCACCGGCTACGACATCACCGTAGCCAGCGAGATCATGGCCATTCTGGCCCTCACCACTTCGCTCGAGAATATGCGCGAGCAACTGGGACGCATGGTCTTTGGCACCAACAAACGCGGCGAGCCGGTGACGGCTGAAGACCTGGGTGTGGCTGGTGCGCTCACCGTGCTGATGAAAGACGCCATCATGCCCAACCTGATGCAGACTCTCGAAGGCACGCCGGCCTTCGTCCACGCCGGGCCGTTCGCCAACATTGCTCACGGCCAGTCGTCCATCGTCGCCGACCAGATCGCCCTCAAGCTGGCCGACTACGTCGTCACCGAGTCCGGCTTCGGGGCCGACATCGGCATGGAAAAATTCATGGACATCAAGTGCCGCTACTCCGGCCTGACGCCCGACGTGGTGGTGCTGGTGGCCACCGTGCGCGCCCTGAAGATGCACGGCGGCGGGCCGAAGGTGGTGGCCGGCAAACCGCTCGACTTTGCTTACACCAACGAGAATTTGGATCTGCTCCGGGCCGGCCTGCCCAACCTGTTGCGCCACATCAAGAACGCCAAAGGCTACGGCGTGCCGGTGGTGGTGGCCGTCAACTCCTTTGCCACCGACACCGACGCCGAGATCGAAGTGATCCGCCAGGCCGCCGTCGAGGCCGGGGCTGAGGGCGCGTACAAGTGCACCCACTGGATGCACGGCGGCAAGGGCGCGCTCGACCTGGCAAAAGCCGTGATTGCGGCGGCAGAGAAGCCCAAGAACTTCCAGTTCCTCTATCCGCTCGAAGCCGGCGTCAAAGAGAAGATTGAAGCCATCGCTAAATTCTACGGCGCGGACGGCGTGGATTACTCGCCCGAAGCCGAAGCCAAGATCGATCTTTACACCCGTTCCGGCTTCGACAAACTGCCGATCTGCATGGCCAAGACTCACCTCTCGTTCACCGACAAGCCGGAGATCAAAGGCGCGCCGACCGGCTTCCGCATTCCGATCCGCGACGTGCGGGCTTCGGTGGGCGCAGGCTTTATCTATCCGCTCGTCGGCTCCATGCGCACCATGCCCGGCCTGCCCACCCGGCCCGTGTTCTTCGACGTGGATTTGGATTTGGCGACGGGGAAGGTGAAGGGGCTGTTCTAAACAGACAAGGAGACAAGGAAGCACGGAGACAGGGAGAGCGCCATCTCCCTGTCTCCCCTTCTCCTTGTCTCGCAGTCAAGCTGGGATGCGCGCGATTTCCCTCTTCACCCTCTTCGGTCTCAAAACCACCATCTCGCCGTTGGGCATCGTCTGGTTTCTCGGCCTCATCCCGTTCTTTGCGTGGGTGGCGGCGCGTGCTTTGTCGCTTTCGTTTTGGGAGGCGGCGGCTGCCGGGGTGCTCTCGACGCTGGTGATATACGTGTTCGAATGGGTGCACCAGTTGGGCCACGCGCTGGCCGCCCGCCGTGTGGGCTACCCGATGATCGGCGTTCACTGGGGCTGGTGGCTCTCGTCCTCCATTTACCCAAAAGACGAGCCGCCTCTGCCGCCGCGCACGCACATTCAGCGCGCGCTGGGCGGATTCTGGATCAACGTGTTGATTGGCTTACTGCTTACGCCGCTGGCGTTTTACCTGTGGCCGCGCGGCGGTCTCTGGGCCTGGGTGGCCGTGTTCACCGCCGCCTGGAATTTTTTCGTCCTCGGCCTCGGCGCGCTCACGC
The DNA window shown above is from Chloroflexota bacterium and carries:
- a CDS encoding formate--tetrahydrofolate ligase, with translation MAKTNKKAKAKAKTKAPARKPTPKPAPSFKPTKLKLLSPVPSDIEIAQAGKLKPILQIAAEVGLKEAELEMYGPYKAKVHLNVRDRLARRKNGKYIDVTAITPTPLGEGKTTTTVGLSQALGAHLGQKVFTCIRQPSQGPTFGIKGGAAGGGYSQIIPMEDFNLHLTGDIHAITAANNLMAAAIDARMFHEHEQPDDEKLFNAFCPKDKQGKRHFAEAHLRRMKRIGIVADDPDQLTLEQKRALFRLDIDPASITWNRVVDINDRMLRQITVGQGPEEKGFTRTTGYDITVASEIMAILALTTSLENMREQLGRMVFGTNKRGEPVTAEDLGVAGALTVLMKDAIMPNLMQTLEGTPAFVHAGPFANIAHGQSSIVADQIALKLADYVVTESGFGADIGMEKFMDIKCRYSGLTPDVVVLVATVRALKMHGGGPKVVAGKPLDFAYTNENLDLLRAGLPNLLRHIKNAKGYGVPVVVAVNSFATDTDAEIEVIRQAAVEAGAEGAYKCTHWMHGGKGALDLAKAVIAAAEKPKNFQFLYPLEAGVKEKIEAIAKFYGADGVDYSPEAEAKIDLYTRSGFDKLPICMAKTHLSFTDKPEIKGAPTGFRIPIRDVRASVGAGFIYPLVGSMRTMPGLPTRPVFFDVDLDLATGKVKGLF